From the Musa acuminata AAA Group cultivar baxijiao chromosome BXJ3-7, Cavendish_Baxijiao_AAA, whole genome shotgun sequence genome, one window contains:
- the LOC135643632 gene encoding chlorophyll a-b binding protein CP24 10A, chloroplastic-like produces the protein MVMASTSAAVLQGISTPFLSGSRAARNLLNATAGGRASSAAAGSPRRLLVVAAAAPKKSWIPAVKGGGNFIDPEWLDGSLPGDYGFDPLGLGKDPAFLRWYREAELIHGRWAMAAVVGIFVGQAWSGVPWFEAGADPGAIAPFSFGSLLGTQLLLMGWVESKRWVDFFNPESQSVEWATPWSRTAENFANATGDQGYPGGKFFDPLGFAGTLQDGVYVPDVEKLERLKLAEIKHARIAMLAMLIFYFEAGQGKTPLGALGL, from the exons ATGGTCATGGCCTCCACCTCTGCTGCAGTGCTCCAAGGCATCTCCACCCCTTTCCTCTCGGGCTCCAGGGCCGCCCGGAATCTTCTGAACGCCACCGCCGGCGGCAGGGCTTCCTCAGCAGCAGCAGGTTCTCCGAGGAGGCTCcttgtcgtcgccgccgccgccccgaAGAAGTCCTGGATCCCGGCGGTCAAGGGCGGTGGCAACTTCATCGACCCGGAATGGCTTGATGGCTC GCTCCCGGGTGACTACGGGTTCGACCCGCTTGGCCTCGGCAAGGACCCGGCCTTCCTGAGGTGGTACCGGGAAGCTGAGCTGATCCACGGCCGCTGGGCGATGGCGGCGGTTGTCGGCATCTTCGTTGGCCAGGCGTGGAGCGGCGTGCCCTGGTTCGAAGCCGGCGCCGACCCCGGCGCCATCGCGCCCTTCTCCTTCGGCTCGCTCCTCGGCACCCAACTCCTCCTCATGGGGTGGGTGGAGTCGAAGCGCTGGGTCGACTTCTTCAACCCGGAGTCGCAGTCCGTCGAGTGGGCCACCCCGTGGTCCCGCACCGCCGAGAACTTCGCCAACGCCACCGGCGACCAGGGTTACCCGGGCGGCAAGTTCTTCGACCCCCTGGGCTTCGCCGGCACCTTGCAGGACGGCGTGTACGTGCCGGATGTGGAGAAGCTGGAGCGGCTGAAGTTGGCAGAGATCAAGCATGCCAGGATCGCCATGCTGGCCATGCTCATCTTCTACTTCGAGGCCGGCCAGGGCAAGACTCCACTTGGAGCGCTGGGCTTGTAA